The Sphingobium aromaticiconvertens genome has a segment encoding these proteins:
- a CDS encoding ATP-dependent DNA helicase, producing the protein MIDPASLPALHASHGGVWLREGDETRGLAKGQAIARAAETPVLLLNAPLTGQRLGYPELNGLDLLELWAFVYPARFVVPTPKGLADALGLTPPRQEGDIPALLQAVAGALVATLTNTGWTEREGAWTSAQSLARLRWPWAPLVVPHIAKPREAERWLFSKLSEWEEAAPRPAPRTITLNGDTVLERLDRLTGAGAEPRQGQRDYAEAAAATFGPKQMRDQPNMLLAEAGTGIGKTLGYLAPASLWAAEAGGTVWVSTYTKALQRQLDRETLRLFPDPQIAAKRVVVRKGRENYLCLLNLEDALQGGFAGRAAVLAQLVARWAAFTKDGDMIGGDLPGWLPTLFRRNGSTALTDRRGECIYAGCPHYRKCFIERSARASADADIVIANHALVMINAARGRETGQHPTRIIFDEGHHLFDAADSTFSAALSGAEAIELRRWIIGPEGTSRGRRRGLAARLSDVASYDTEGGEAIEAARNAAQALPSDDWLKRIVGGDPFGPIERLLAAARGTVYTRAAENGEADAGYGLETELAEPDGALVDAAQEAALALDGLLRPLTRLGKRLEAVIEDAPDWLDGAARARIEGAIASLGWRCDLIAAWLALLARIGGPADSDYVDWLAVDRFEGREFDIGIHRHWLDPTKPLAQTVLKPAQGVIVTSATLKGGGDWGNAEERSGATHLPRGAARFEANSPFDYPQASQVLVVTDIKRGDIAALSGAYARLIEAAGGGTLGLFTAIRRLRTVHARIADRLARAGLPLFAQHVDPMDTGTLVDIFRDDPRASLLGTDALRDGVDVPGHSLRLVVMEGVPWPKPTVLHAARRLVGGGNAYDDRLIRARLAQAFGRLIRRAGDQGSFVILSAAMPSRLLSAFPPGVPIRRVTLDEAIIAVSTSSSDDKSFVGSGHPPLGADGAFVHQGDESKSGDLESE; encoded by the coding sequence GTGATCGACCCTGCTTCCCTACCCGCGCTTCATGCCAGCCATGGCGGCGTGTGGCTGCGCGAGGGCGACGAAACACGCGGCTTGGCCAAGGGGCAGGCTATCGCGCGTGCGGCAGAAACGCCGGTCCTGCTGCTGAACGCACCGCTGACCGGACAGCGGCTGGGCTATCCTGAACTCAACGGCCTCGACCTGCTGGAATTATGGGCCTTCGTCTATCCAGCGCGCTTTGTGGTGCCCACGCCCAAGGGGCTGGCCGATGCGCTGGGCCTGACGCCACCGCGGCAGGAGGGCGATATTCCAGCGCTGCTACAAGCGGTGGCGGGCGCACTGGTCGCGACACTGACGAACACCGGCTGGACCGAGCGGGAGGGCGCATGGACCAGCGCGCAATCGCTGGCGCGGCTGCGCTGGCCCTGGGCGCCGCTGGTCGTGCCACACATAGCCAAGCCGCGCGAAGCGGAACGCTGGCTCTTTTCCAAATTGTCCGAATGGGAAGAAGCCGCCCCCCGCCCTGCTCCACGCACGATCACCCTGAATGGTGATACGGTGCTGGAGCGGCTGGACCGGCTGACCGGCGCGGGCGCGGAGCCGCGTCAGGGCCAGCGCGATTATGCAGAGGCGGCCGCTGCAACCTTTGGCCCCAAGCAAATGCGCGACCAGCCCAATATGCTGCTGGCAGAGGCAGGCACGGGCATCGGCAAGACGCTGGGCTATCTCGCCCCCGCCTCGCTCTGGGCCGCCGAAGCGGGCGGGACGGTGTGGGTGTCCACCTATACCAAGGCACTGCAACGCCAGTTGGACCGCGAAACGCTGCGCCTGTTTCCCGATCCGCAGATCGCGGCGAAGCGGGTGGTGGTTCGCAAGGGTCGCGAAAATTATCTGTGCCTCCTGAACCTTGAGGATGCATTGCAGGGTGGCTTTGCGGGCCGTGCCGCCGTGCTGGCGCAACTGGTCGCGCGCTGGGCGGCGTTCACCAAGGATGGCGACATGATCGGCGGCGACCTGCCCGGCTGGTTGCCGACGCTGTTTCGCCGCAACGGCTCCACCGCGCTGACCGACCGGCGCGGCGAGTGCATCTATGCGGGCTGTCCGCATTATCGCAAATGCTTCATCGAACGATCGGCGCGCGCCTCCGCCGACGCGGACATCGTCATCGCCAACCATGCGCTGGTGATGATCAACGCCGCGCGCGGGCGTGAGACGGGGCAGCATCCCACGCGCATCATCTTCGACGAAGGGCATCATCTGTTCGATGCGGCCGATTCGACCTTCTCCGCTGCCTTGTCCGGGGCGGAGGCGATCGAGTTGCGGCGCTGGATCATCGGTCCCGAAGGCACGTCGCGCGGGCGACGGCGGGGGCTGGCGGCGCGCCTGTCCGACGTCGCAAGCTATGATACAGAGGGTGGCGAGGCGATCGAGGCGGCGCGCAATGCGGCGCAGGCGCTGCCGAGCGATGACTGGTTGAAGCGCATCGTCGGGGGCGATCCGTTCGGGCCGATCGAGCGGCTGCTCGCGGCGGCGCGAGGCACGGTCTATACGCGCGCGGCGGAAAATGGCGAAGCGGATGCAGGCTATGGCCTGGAGACGGAACTGGCCGAACCGGACGGCGCGCTGGTCGACGCCGCGCAGGAAGCGGCGCTGGCGCTCGACGGGCTGCTGCGCCCGCTCACGCGCCTGGGCAAGCGGCTGGAAGCGGTGATCGAGGATGCGCCCGACTGGCTTGACGGCGCAGCGCGCGCTCGGATTGAGGGGGCGATCGCCTCGCTTGGCTGGCGCTGCGACCTGATCGCCGCCTGGCTGGCATTGCTGGCGCGAATCGGCGGCCCGGCGGACAGCGATTATGTGGACTGGCTGGCGGTTGATCGTTTCGAGGGGCGCGAATTCGACATCGGTATCCACCGCCACTGGCTGGACCCGACCAAGCCCCTCGCCCAGACGGTGCTGAAGCCGGCGCAGGGCGTCATCGTCACCTCGGCGACTCTGAAAGGCGGTGGCGACTGGGGCAATGCGGAGGAACGCAGCGGCGCGACCCACCTGCCACGCGGCGCCGCACGGTTCGAAGCAAATAGCCCATTCGACTATCCACAAGCCTCACAGGTGCTGGTCGTCACCGACATCAAGCGCGGCGACATTGCCGCGCTGTCGGGCGCCTATGCACGACTGATCGAGGCGGCGGGCGGCGGCACGCTGGGCCTGTTCACTGCCATCCGTCGCTTGCGGACCGTTCATGCCCGGATCGCTGACCGGCTGGCGCGGGCCGGCCTGCCGCTCTTTGCCCAGCATGTCGATCCAATGGATACGGGCACGCTGGTTGATATTTTCCGGGACGATCCGCGCGCGTCCCTGCTGGGCACCGATGCCTTGCGGGACGGTGTGGACGTTCCCGGCCATTCGCTGCGGCTGGTGGTGATGGAAGGGGTGCCATGGCCCAAGCCAACGGTGCTGCACGCGGCGCGGCGGCTGGTGGGCGGGGGCAATGCCTATGACGACCGGCTGATCCGTGCGCGGTTGGCGCAGGCCTTTGGGCGGCTGATCCGGCGGGCGGGCGACCAAGGGAGCTTCGTCATTCTGTCCGCCGCCATGCCCAGCCGCTTGCTGAGCGCCTTTCCGCCGGGCGTGCCGATCCGCCGTGTGACGTTGGACGAAGCGATCATTGCTGTCAGCACCTCTTCGTCCGACGACAAATCCTTTGTCGGATCGGGACATCCCCCACTTGGCGCGGACGGCGCCTTCGTGCATCAGGGGGACGAATCCAAGAGCGGCGACCTGGAGAGCGAATGA
- a CDS encoding integration host factor subunit alpha has translation MSSNGTLTRADLAESVNRHIGLSRAEASSIVESILDHMSDALERGENVKISSFGTFVLRDKNQRMGRNPKTGVEVPIDSRRVLTFRASQSMRDRVAGA, from the coding sequence ATGAGCAGCAACGGAACCTTGACGCGTGCCGACCTGGCCGAAAGCGTTAACCGCCATATCGGCCTGTCGCGGGCGGAGGCGTCGTCGATCGTCGAATCCATTCTTGATCATATGTCCGACGCGCTGGAGCGTGGCGAGAATGTGAAGATTTCCAGCTTTGGCACCTTCGTCCTGCGCGACAAGAACCAGCGCATGGGCCGCAATCCCAAGACCGGGGTGGAAGTGCCGATCGATTCACGGCGAGTGCTGACCTTCCGCGCCAGCCAGTCGATGCGGGATCGCGTTGCGGGGGCGTAA
- a CDS encoding lysine--tRNA ligase: MTVSDTLRAAALSSKAWPYEEARKLLKRYPDGAPGKGHILFETGYGPSGLPHIGTFNEVLRTTMVRNAFHALSDVPTRLVAFSDDMDGLRKVPDNVPNGAMLAEHLGKPLTQVPDPFGCHESFAHHNNATLREFLDRYGFDYEFVSATERYQAGAFDEALRQVLRRYSAIMDIMLPTLRKERQATYSPILPISAKSGIVLQVPVEVIDAEAGLVRFQDTSVPGGEMVEQSILSGAAKLQWKVDWAMRWVALGVDYEMAGKDLIDSVTQSSKICRALGARPPEGFNYEMFLDEKGEKISKSKGNGLSLDQWLTYGPQESLAFYAYREPKKAKQLHMGVIPRAVDEYWQFRGNYANQAVEQQLGNPVHHIHDGKLPQGTLPVTFGLLLNLVGVMGDATRDQVWSYLRNYVADASPEAYPELDALIGHALAYHRDFVAPTLKRRAPEPNEAAALQKLDDELGALSADASAEDVQNIVYAIGKDEAFGFAELRDWFKALYQTLLGADQGPRMGSFIALYGIDNSRKLIAKVLGQS; encoded by the coding sequence ATGACCGTATCCGATACCCTGCGCGCCGCCGCGCTCTCGTCCAAGGCCTGGCCCTATGAGGAAGCGCGCAAGCTGTTGAAGCGCTATCCGGATGGCGCGCCGGGCAAGGGCCATATCCTGTTTGAAACCGGCTATGGCCCGTCGGGCCTGCCGCATATCGGCACGTTCAATGAAGTGCTCCGCACGACGATGGTTCGTAACGCCTTCCATGCGCTGTCGGACGTGCCGACGCGGCTGGTCGCGTTCAGCGATGATATGGACGGCCTGCGCAAAGTGCCCGACAATGTGCCCAATGGCGCGATGCTGGCCGAGCATCTGGGCAAGCCACTGACGCAGGTGCCCGACCCGTTCGGATGTCATGAAAGTTTCGCGCATCATAATAATGCGACGCTGCGCGAATTTCTTGACCGCTATGGCTTCGATTATGAATTCGTCTCGGCGACCGAACGCTATCAGGCTGGCGCGTTCGACGAGGCGCTGCGTCAGGTGTTGCGGCGCTATTCTGCGATCATGGACATTATGCTGCCCACGCTCCGCAAGGAGCGGCAGGCGACCTATTCCCCTATCCTGCCAATCTCGGCCAAGAGCGGGATCGTCCTGCAAGTGCCGGTCGAGGTGATCGACGCCGAGGCTGGCCTCGTCCGCTTTCAAGACACTTCGGTCCCTGGGGGTGAGATGGTTGAACAGTCGATCCTGTCCGGCGCGGCGAAGCTGCAATGGAAGGTCGACTGGGCGATGCGCTGGGTCGCGCTGGGCGTCGATTATGAGATGGCTGGCAAGGATCTGATCGATTCGGTCACGCAAAGCTCGAAGATTTGCCGCGCGCTGGGCGCCCGCCCGCCCGAGGGCTTCAACTACGAAATGTTCCTGGACGAGAAGGGGGAGAAAATCTCCAAGTCCAAGGGCAATGGTCTGAGCCTCGACCAATGGTTGACCTATGGTCCGCAGGAAAGCCTGGCTTTCTACGCCTATCGGGAGCCGAAAAAGGCCAAGCAATTGCACATGGGCGTCATCCCGCGTGCGGTGGACGAATATTGGCAGTTCCGCGGCAATTATGCCAATCAGGCGGTCGAGCAGCAACTGGGCAACCCGGTCCACCATATCCATGACGGAAAGCTGCCGCAGGGCACTCTGCCCGTGACCTTCGGCCTGTTGCTGAATCTGGTCGGGGTGATGGGGGACGCGACCCGCGATCAGGTGTGGAGTTATCTCCGCAACTATGTCGCCGACGCTTCGCCAGAGGCCTATCCCGAGCTTGACGCGCTGATTGGCCATGCGTTGGCCTATCACCGTGATTTCGTCGCGCCAACGCTCAAGCGTCGCGCGCCTGAGCCGAATGAAGCCGCCGCGCTGCAAAAGCTGGATGATGAACTTGGAGCTCTATCCGCCGATGCCTCGGCGGAAGATGTCCAGAATATCGTCTATGCCATCGGCAAGGATGAGGCGTTCGGCTTTGCGGAACTGCGTGACTGGTTCAAGGCGCTATACCAGACGTTGCTCGGTGCCGATCAGGGGCCGCGCATGGGCAGCTTTATTGCCCTCTATGGTATTGATAATAGTCGGAAACTTATTGCCAAGGTGCTTGGGCAAAGCTGA
- a CDS encoding RcnB family protein has translation MFRKTMLVGLMAVTALGGVAPAYAQRGDNEHGRSERGSSDRGRGQGWQRGGEARPQGGQMDRGQTQGRQMQDGRGAQWRGAQAQPGGQPQMQARPQVQPQRAPEAQREWQQGQRAQQQQGWQQGQRNERQYWRQGSRNEGRGEARNNSRDETQNNWRNDNRNNARQNDWRNDRPSNGWNNTNNGRWQSGARRYDDRTRWSNQRRWDNGWRNDRRYDWQSYRSHYGDRYRASRYYAPRGWDYGYRRFSVGIFLSNMLYANNYWLDDPYSYRLPPAYGTLRWVRYYDDALLVDIRDGYVVDVIHDFFI, from the coding sequence ATGTTTAGGAAGACAATGCTGGTGGGTCTTATGGCCGTGACTGCACTGGGCGGCGTTGCCCCCGCCTACGCACAGCGTGGCGACAATGAACATGGCCGTTCGGAGCGTGGCAGTTCTGATCGGGGTCGTGGTCAGGGTTGGCAGCGCGGTGGCGAAGCGCGTCCCCAGGGCGGCCAGATGGATCGCGGGCAGACACAAGGCCGTCAGATGCAGGACGGTCGCGGCGCGCAATGGCGTGGTGCGCAGGCGCAGCCCGGCGGCCAGCCACAAATGCAGGCTCGCCCCCAGGTGCAGCCACAGCGTGCGCCCGAAGCCCAGCGCGAATGGCAGCAGGGCCAGCGCGCCCAGCAGCAACAGGGCTGGCAGCAAGGGCAGCGCAATGAACGGCAATATTGGCGCCAGGGCAGTCGCAACGAAGGGCGCGGCGAAGCCCGCAATAACAGCCGCGACGAAACGCAGAACAACTGGCGCAATGACAACCGCAACAACGCACGTCAGAATGATTGGCGCAACGATCGCCCGTCCAATGGCTGGAACAATACGAACAACGGGCGCTGGCAAAGTGGTGCCCGCCGCTATGATGACCGGACGCGCTGGAGCAACCAGCGGCGCTGGGACAATGGCTGGCGCAATGACCGTCGCTATGACTGGCAGAGCTATCGCTCGCATTATGGCGACCGCTACCGGGCAAGTCGATATTATGCACCGCGCGGCTGGGATTATGGCTATCGGCGTTTCTCGGTAGGGATATTCCTGTCGAACATGCTCTATGCCAATAATTACTGGCTGGACGATCCTTACAGCTACCGCCTGCCACCCGCCTACGGCACGCTACGCTGGGTGCGCTATTATGACGATGCGCTGTTGGTCGATATCCGCGACGGCTATGTCGTCGATGTGATTCACGATTTCTTCATCTAA
- the plsX gene encoding phosphate acyltransferase PlsX — protein MGGDVGVRVMLAGAALARHRHDGLRFTLFGDEAQIKSALDSHPNLRAASEVVHAATVVEATDKPSAAIRKKTSSMSMAIAAVKAGDAGAAVSAGNTGALMAMAKVALRTMKGVDRPALAAMLPTLGDNDVVMLDLGANTECDARNLVQFAVMGAAYARIAFDLETPRVRLLNIGTEEMKGTDEIRDAAAMLRKATLPLRFEGFTEGDKIGHGDTDVIVCDGFSGNVALKTAEGTARFVTDVLRRAFTSSIRSKLGFLISKPAMHLLKHHLDPNNHNGAVFLGLNGVVVKSHGNANEKGVANAVHVAARLLEEDITRRIAADMASVESLSTTASHMELPVK, from the coding sequence ATGGGCGGGGATGTTGGTGTGCGCGTGATGTTGGCTGGCGCTGCGCTCGCCCGTCACCGCCACGACGGGCTGCGCTTTACCCTGTTCGGGGACGAGGCGCAGATAAAGTCTGCGCTCGACAGTCATCCCAATCTGCGCGCCGCGTCAGAGGTCGTCCACGCCGCTACGGTTGTGGAGGCGACCGACAAGCCCAGCGCCGCCATCCGCAAGAAAACCAGCTCCATGAGCATGGCGATTGCGGCGGTGAAGGCGGGGGATGCCGGCGCGGCCGTGTCCGCCGGCAATACCGGCGCGCTGATGGCCATGGCCAAGGTCGCGCTGCGGACCATGAAGGGTGTCGATCGGCCCGCGCTGGCGGCCATGCTGCCGACGCTGGGTGACAATGATGTCGTCATGCTGGATCTTGGCGCCAATACTGAATGTGACGCTCGCAATCTTGTCCAGTTCGCTGTGATGGGCGCGGCCTATGCACGCATTGCCTTCGATCTTGAAACACCCCGCGTCCGCCTGCTGAATATCGGCACGGAGGAGATGAAGGGGACGGATGAGATCCGCGATGCGGCCGCCATGTTGCGCAAGGCGACGCTGCCGTTGCGCTTCGAAGGATTTACCGAGGGCGACAAGATCGGCCATGGCGACACCGACGTGATCGTGTGCGACGGATTTTCGGGCAATGTCGCGCTCAAGACGGCGGAGGGCACCGCCCGTTTCGTCACCGACGTGCTGCGTCGCGCTTTCACCAGTTCGATTCGCTCGAAACTGGGCTTCCTCATTTCCAAGCCGGCGATGCACCTTCTCAAGCATCATCTCGACCCCAATAATCACAATGGCGCAGTATTTCTGGGGTTGAATGGCGTGGTGGTGAAAAGCCACGGTAACGCCAATGAAAAGGGCGTGGCCAACGCTGTTCATGTTGCAGCCCGGCTGTTGGAAGAGGATATTACCCGCCGGATCGCGGCGGACATGGCGAGCGTCGAGTCGCTTTCAACCACCGCGTCCCATATGGAGCTGCCCGTAAAGTGA
- a CDS encoding GNAT family N-acetyltransferase → MKAGPSTPIHWRIAEAKDAPALSILGGATFLTSFAHDHPGPALVDHIRRAHGDDYYRAAIGNPRHYLLIGETPLGAPVGYALLTPPDLPVATDDATDLELKRIYLLTGWQGGGNGDALMGLLMQEAVRRGASRLLLAVYPQNDRARRFYARHGFVQIGSMTFMVGDVPFEDLVYARDL, encoded by the coding sequence ATGAAAGCGGGGCCATCCACACCGATCCACTGGCGCATCGCAGAGGCAAAGGATGCCCCGGCCCTTTCCATATTGGGCGGCGCGACGTTCCTGACGAGTTTTGCCCATGACCATCCGGGGCCGGCACTGGTCGATCATATCCGTCGCGCTCATGGCGATGACTATTATCGGGCCGCCATCGGCAATCCGCGCCACTATTTGCTGATCGGTGAAACACCGCTTGGCGCGCCCGTCGGCTATGCGCTGCTGACCCCGCCTGACCTGCCCGTGGCGACCGACGATGCAACGGACCTGGAACTGAAACGCATCTATCTGCTGACCGGCTGGCAGGGCGGCGGCAATGGCGACGCACTGATGGGGCTGCTTATGCAGGAAGCGGTACGGCGCGGGGCGAGCAGACTGCTACTGGCGGTCTATCCACAAAATGACCGCGCACGGCGCTTTTATGCGCGGCACGGCTTTGTGCAGATTGGGTCGATGACCTTCATGGTCGGCGACGTGCCGTTCGAGGATCTGGTCTATGCGCGGGATTTATAG
- a CDS encoding MerR family transcriptional regulator: MKVEGAFLTISELAAELCLPQHILRYWETRFPELRPLQRSGNRRYYRPADVALAHRINQLLNVEGFTVRGAQKALAEGEGHAPQDRPASSDQDLALIARLEAIRAQLAKIVGEP; this comes from the coding sequence ATGAAGGTTGAGGGTGCATTTCTGACGATCAGCGAACTGGCGGCGGAGCTATGTTTGCCCCAGCATATACTGCGCTATTGGGAAACGCGTTTCCCGGAACTCCGCCCGCTGCAGCGATCGGGCAATCGTCGCTACTATCGGCCCGCCGACGTTGCACTCGCCCATCGCATCAATCAGTTGCTCAATGTTGAGGGTTTTACCGTTCGCGGTGCGCAGAAGGCGCTGGCAGAGGGGGAAGGCCATGCGCCACAGGATAGGCCAGCCTCATCTGACCAGGACCTCGCCCTGATCGCCCGACTGGAAGCGATCCGCGCGCAATTGGCGAAGATCGTCGGCGAACCTTAG
- a CDS encoding PilZ domain-containing protein — MQIPRSRERITVEIPIVITTVLESMEGVIVDLSEGGAQITGCSLPPKSQCQIDLDGYVVFGTVRWSEEDRMGIRFPFTMTEGPLFEKLAMAKTPKHAPAAYQLRPATSRPAPVASIGGGGFGRRRA; from the coding sequence ATGCAGATACCGCGCAGTCGCGAACGCATCACCGTAGAAATTCCCATCGTCATAACGACGGTGCTGGAAAGCATGGAAGGCGTGATCGTCGACCTGAGCGAAGGCGGCGCGCAGATTACCGGGTGCAGCCTGCCTCCGAAAAGCCAGTGCCAGATCGATCTGGACGGCTATGTCGTGTTCGGCACGGTGCGCTGGTCGGAAGAAGACCGCATGGGCATCCGCTTTCCGTTCACCATGACTGAAGGCCCGTTGTTCGAAAAGCTGGCAATGGCAAAGACCCCAAAGCACGCGCCAGCCGCCTACCAATTGCGCCCCGCAACCTCGCGACCCGCTCCGGTCGCCAGCATCGGTGGCGGTGGGTTCGGACGTCGGCGCGCCTGA
- a CDS encoding histidine phosphatase family protein has product MKRLTLLRHAKSDWDDPVARDFDRPLNRRGEKAALLVGQYAKSRKMAFDHLVASPAARVMQTLETFFEGYGQAVETQWDRRIYLASPATLIDVIRDLPERVDSALMAGHNPGLEELILALVPDDGASTLREDVEVKFPTASLVVLDLAVERWSDVADNSATLVSFTRPRDLDPALGPETR; this is encoded by the coding sequence ATGAAGCGGTTGACCCTGTTGCGCCACGCCAAGTCCGACTGGGACGATCCGGTAGCGCGCGATTTCGATCGGCCCCTCAATCGCCGGGGCGAGAAGGCCGCGCTGCTGGTCGGCCAATATGCGAAATCGCGGAAGATGGCGTTTGATCACTTGGTCGCATCCCCCGCCGCACGGGTGATGCAGACGCTGGAAACCTTCTTCGAAGGCTATGGGCAGGCGGTCGAGACGCAGTGGGACCGGCGCATCTACCTGGCATCCCCCGCCACGCTGATCGACGTGATTCGCGATCTGCCCGAACGCGTGGACAGCGCGCTGATGGCCGGACATAATCCGGGGTTGGAGGAACTGATCCTGGCTCTCGTGCCGGACGACGGCGCCAGCACGTTGCGCGAAGATGTGGAGGTGAAGTTCCCGACCGCAAGCCTGGTCGTTCTCGATCTTGCCGTAGAACGCTGGTCGGACGTAGCCGATAACAGCGCCACGCTGGTCAGTTTCACACGGCCACGTGATCTTGATCCGGCGCTCGGGCCAGAAACGCGTTGA
- a CDS encoding RcnB family protein yields the protein MRKIIMLGLLAATVMPGVAQAQSYREARDSQREVRQERRDLQQAQRHGDRRDVRDARADLRDARQESREDWRDYRKSHRDVYRGGNWRAPFRYNQWNVGAQLRPSYYNSRYYINDPQRYRLPRAGANTRWVRHYNDVLLVNVRTGRVMQVHRGFFW from the coding sequence ATGCGTAAGATCATCATGTTAGGCCTGCTGGCCGCCACCGTCATGCCGGGCGTCGCCCAGGCGCAATCCTATCGCGAAGCCCGCGACAGCCAGCGCGAAGTACGCCAGGAACGACGCGACCTGCAACAGGCCCAGCGGCATGGCGATCGCCGCGATGTGCGTGACGCCCGCGCTGACCTGCGCGACGCCCGCCAGGAATCGCGTGAGGACTGGCGCGACTATCGCAAGAGCCACCGCGACGTCTATCGTGGCGGCAACTGGCGCGCGCCGTTCCGCTACAATCAGTGGAATGTCGGCGCCCAGCTTCGCCCGTCCTATTATAATTCACGCTATTATATCAACGACCCGCAGCGCTATCGCCTGCCCCGCGCCGGTGCCAACACCCGCTGGGTGCGCCACTATAATGATGTGCTGCTGGTCAATGTCCGGACCGGTCGCGTGATGCAGGTCCATCGCGGCTTCTTCTGGTAA
- a CDS encoding beta-ketoacyl-ACP synthase III — protein MIRRSVLLGTGSALPSRAVSNAELAETVDTSDEWIVERTGIRNRHIAAEGETTATLATQAARAALDAAGLGPQAIDLIILATATPDQTFPASATIVQAALGIDDCVAFDVAAVCSGFLYAMTVADSMIRSGAADRALVIGSETFSRILDWEDRTTCVLFGDGAGAVVLGAEESEAGARGILAAKLHADGRHNGLLYVDGGPSTTGTVGKLRMKGQEVFRHAVTNLASVLNEVMGVAGLDPQDIDWLIPHQANARILDATARKLKLSPDKVVVTVDRHANTSAASVPLALDVAMRDGRIQPGQVLVLEAMGGGFTWGACVLRT, from the coding sequence GTGATCCGTCGCTCCGTCCTGCTTGGTACGGGCTCAGCCCTGCCGTCGCGCGCTGTCTCCAATGCTGAACTGGCGGAGACGGTGGACACCAGCGACGAATGGATCGTCGAGCGGACCGGCATCCGCAACCGTCACATCGCCGCTGAAGGGGAAACCACCGCGACGCTGGCGACACAAGCGGCCCGTGCTGCGCTTGACGCCGCGGGGTTGGGACCACAGGCGATAGACCTCATCATCTTGGCAACCGCCACGCCGGACCAGACGTTCCCGGCCAGCGCTACTATCGTTCAGGCTGCACTCGGGATCGACGATTGCGTTGCATTCGACGTTGCGGCGGTCTGCTCGGGCTTTCTCTACGCGATGACTGTCGCCGACAGTATGATCCGCAGCGGCGCTGCGGATCGCGCGCTTGTCATTGGTTCGGAAACCTTCAGCCGCATCCTCGACTGGGAGGATCGCACGACCTGCGTTCTCTTCGGCGACGGCGCGGGTGCGGTCGTGCTGGGCGCGGAGGAAAGCGAAGCGGGCGCACGCGGCATCCTGGCGGCGAAATTGCACGCCGATGGCCGCCATAATGGCCTTCTCTATGTCGATGGCGGTCCGTCGACTACCGGCACCGTGGGCAAGCTGCGGATGAAGGGGCAGGAGGTGTTTCGCCATGCCGTCACCAACCTTGCTTCCGTACTGAACGAAGTGATGGGTGTAGCGGGCCTGGACCCGCAGGATATCGACTGGCTGATCCCGCATCAAGCCAATGCCCGCATTCTCGATGCGACCGCACGCAAGCTCAAATTATCGCCGGACAAGGTGGTCGTCACCGTGGATCGCCACGCCAATACGTCGGCGGCCTCCGTACCCTTGGCGCTTGATGTCGCCATGCGTGACGGGCGAATCCAGCCGGGCCAGGTGCTGGTGCTGGAGGCGATGGGCGGCGGCTTTACCTGGGGTGCCTGCGTCCTTCGGACCTGA
- a CDS encoding 2OG-Fe(II) oxygenase: MSDPIIDDGGVASAHRARIGQTVRSRLDRNPLVSRIEAQDFEIYGRHDFLSAQECADLRSQIDAQAQPSTLFAGSANPDYRTSHSCHLNHHDPLVLGVSDRIAALTGIDPATGETLQGQRYTAGQEYKVHCDYFPVTADYWPRMRATGGQRCWTAMIYLSPVEAGGETHFPHCEFMVPPREGMILIWNNLDNNGAPNPQSVHAARPVEQGSKYVVTKWYRERAWTP, encoded by the coding sequence ATGAGCGATCCGATCATCGACGATGGCGGGGTGGCCTCCGCCCACCGCGCCCGGATAGGGCAGACCGTCCGGTCGCGGCTGGACCGCAATCCACTGGTCAGCCGCATCGAGGCGCAGGACTTCGAAATCTATGGCCGCCATGATTTCCTGAGCGCGCAGGAATGCGCCGATCTACGCAGCCAGATCGACGCGCAGGCGCAACCCTCCACCTTGTTTGCCGGGAGCGCCAATCCCGACTATCGCACCAGTCACAGTTGCCACCTCAATCACCACGACCCGCTGGTGCTGGGAGTGAGTGATCGAATTGCCGCACTGACCGGGATCGACCCGGCCACCGGAGAAACGCTTCAAGGGCAGCGTTATACGGCGGGTCAGGAATATAAGGTTCATTGCGACTATTTTCCCGTCACCGCCGACTATTGGCCCAGGATGCGCGCAACCGGCGGGCAGCGCTGCTGGACGGCGATGATCTACCTCTCCCCTGTCGAGGCGGGAGGCGAGACGCACTTCCCCCATTGCGAATTCATGGTCCCCCCGCGTGAGGGGATGATCCTGATCTGGAACAATCTGGATAACAACGGCGCGCCCAATCCCCAGAGCGTCCATGCCGCGCGCCCGGTCGAGCAGGGCAGCAAATATGTCGTCACGAAATGGTATCGCGAACGCGCCTGGACACCCTGA